The Candidatus Bathyarchaeota archaeon genome includes a window with the following:
- a CDS encoding cysteine hydrolase: MKANETAIVFIEFQNDFCKEGGALYGAVKEQIAAQGTIKNAADCIKKAREKGIMTLIVPILFEQDYRDAGCPGVLGPIHMNAAKAGAFKKGTWGGAIIDELKPTDKDIVVEGKRTLDAFHSTNIDFLLRVACIKNVAFAGFLTNVCVEGTARSAYDKGYKVFLLKDCTAAMSAMEQKYVEEKFFPLIGEVLTHDEFLSRVE; the protein is encoded by the coding sequence TTGAAAGCTAATGAGACTGCGATTGTCTTTATTGAGTTTCAAAACGACTTCTGCAAGGAAGGGGGAGCTCTTTACGGCGCTGTGAAGGAACAAATCGCGGCACAGGGAACTATCAAAAACGCTGCCGATTGCATCAAGAAGGCACGGGAAAAGGGAATCATGACATTGATAGTTCCAATCCTCTTTGAACAGGACTATCGTGATGCGGGCTGCCCGGGTGTGCTAGGTCCTATTCACATGAACGCGGCTAAGGCGGGGGCTTTCAAAAAGGGCACATGGGGAGGAGCTATTATTGATGAGCTTAAGCCAACTGATAAGGATATTGTAGTAGAAGGAAAGCGGACATTGGATGCTTTCCATTCAACCAACATAGACTTCTTGCTAAGAGTGGCTTGCATAAAGAATGTGGCATTCGCTGGTTTTCTAACGAATGTTTGTGTTGAGGGGACGGCTAGATCTGCATACGATAAGGGATACAAGGTATTCTTGTTAAAGGATTGTACCGCGGCAATGTCGGCTATGGAGCAGAAGTATGTGGAGGAGAAGTTTTTCCCCCTTATAGGGGAAGTATTGACTCATGACGAGTTTCTAAGTAGGGTTGAGTGA
- a CDS encoding AbrB/MazE/SpoVT family DNA-binding domain-containing protein, with product MEDAVTVDKQGRLVLPSHIREVLGLKEGGHVSIRLDGSRIILEPVSKDLNEKVREWASFALSLKAEAFTEELKEGWKWMSREYARRKLGLS from the coding sequence GTGGAAGATGCGGTTACTGTCGACAAGCAGGGAAGACTGGTATTGCCTTCCCACATTCGCGAGGTTCTGGGTTTAAAGGAGGGGGGGCATGTGTCCATTAGGCTAGACGGCTCACGGATAATTCTTGAGCCTGTGTCTAAGGACCTTAACGAGAAGGTTCGAGAATGGGCAAGTTTTGCCCTAAGCCTTAAGGCAGAAGCCTTTACGGAGGAGTTAAAGGAAGGCTGGAAGTGGATGAGCCGTGAATACGCGAGGAGAAAGCTTGGCCTATCCTGA
- a CDS encoding PIN domain-containing protein: MAYPEGVLDVSILIPACFENPLKEYSIAFLSEVLTQKKRVALPVSAVLGTYHIATRYLRVPKIAVKKILEGILRSGSPALYPHITPQIALDGIDYAAAYDIESWDGYLIALTRSLGTTVIYSLDQELSKVKEIIVANPFPEDKVKQYHEFIDAKLREG, translated from the coding sequence TTGGCCTATCCTGAGGGAGTTCTAGACGTAAGCATACTCATACCTGCATGCTTCGAAAACCCACTAAAAGAGTATAGCATAGCCTTCCTTTCTGAAGTGTTAACTCAAAAGAAGCGGGTTGCATTACCTGTCTCCGCTGTACTGGGGACTTACCACATAGCTACACGATATCTCCGAGTACCTAAGATAGCTGTAAAGAAAATACTGGAGGGGATTCTAAGATCAGGGTCACCTGCCCTCTACCCGCACATCACCCCTCAAATTGCATTGGACGGGATAGATTATGCGGCGGCCTATGATATTGAGTCCTGGGATGGATACCTAATCGCGCTCACAAGAAGTCTAGGGACCACGGTGATATATTCGCTCGACCAAGAACTCTCAAAAGTCAAAGAGATAATTGTAGCCAACCCATTTCCCGAAGACAAGGTTAAACAATACCATGAATTTATAGACGCGAAGCTACGTGAGGGATAA
- a CDS encoding metal-dependent hydrolase — translation MSELLLHFAVPFAVFSYFRRPKEAFLLSLVALLPDLDVLIGIHRSWTHSVIVVLAFCGVALLLVRVLRPKLLGLGFLAVLALISHLLLDLFTTYTPLLWPLISQSFFVSFNLGVRMGESMRVYVLPKVLVMPTSFAHFQYLDAPVFTSEGFVVAVILISSALLSRCLKPSKRLFKT, via the coding sequence ATGAGTGAGCTTTTGCTGCATTTTGCTGTGCCTTTTGCGGTTTTCTCTTATTTTAGGCGACCCAAGGAGGCTTTCCTCCTCTCTCTAGTAGCCCTTTTGCCCGACTTGGACGTGTTGATCGGTATTCATAGATCTTGGACACACTCGGTTATCGTCGTTCTAGCCTTTTGCGGAGTTGCACTTTTGCTTGTTAGGGTTTTAAGACCTAAACTGCTTGGCTTAGGCTTTCTTGCCGTGTTAGCTTTGATCAGTCATCTATTGCTTGATTTATTTACAACTTACACGCCCCTTCTTTGGCCATTAATTTCCCAGTCCTTCTTCGTAAGCTTCAATCTAGGAGTGAGAATGGGTGAAAGCATGCGGGTTTACGTGCTTCCAAAGGTTTTGGTTATGCCCACAAGTTTTGCACACTTCCAGTATTTAGATGCCCCGGTATTCACGAGCGAGGGCTTTGTGGTAGCAGTCATTCTGATTAGCTCGGCTCTTTTGAGCAGATGCCTAAAACCATCAAAGAGATTGTTCAAAACTTGA
- a CDS encoding winged helix-turn-helix transcriptional regulator, with product MKMEEDSLLIKALGNSPKLRILDYLLDYKLNDFTKKEIVEALGMSKLTFYKYFKDLEELGLVTASRKIGRATLYKVNLNNPMVKMLIEYETKLSLKIAEQEAEKMKKPIAAR from the coding sequence ATGAAAATGGAAGAAGATTCGCTCTTGATTAAAGCTCTAGGCAATTCGCCCAAACTCAGAATTCTAGACTACTTGTTAGACTACAAGTTGAACGACTTCACCAAGAAAGAAATCGTGGAAGCCTTAGGAATGAGCAAGCTCACATTCTACAAGTACTTCAAGGATTTAGAAGAGCTTGGCTTAGTTACGGCATCAAGGAAAATCGGCCGGGCAACACTATACAAGGTTAACTTGAACAACCCAATGGTCAAAATGCTTATTGAATACGAGACAAAGCTTTCGCTCAAGATCGCGGAACAAGAAGCAGAAAAGATGAAGAAACCAATAGCGGCAAGATAA